Proteins from a genomic interval of Desulfofustis limnaeus:
- a CDS encoding NADH:ubiquinone oxidoreductase, with the protein MMHPQKTVYWLQGGGCGGDTFSFLGSEFPDVIELFRRLNLQLLWHPSLSNSSPADHELLLSNILTGEQPLDILLVEGSVICGPAGTGMFDTKNGQPKKELIYNLAAQAGLVLAVGTCACFGGFGSDQVTEATGLQFARKERGGLLGVNYRSKNGQPVVNLAGCPCHHDVIVGALISAATEVAWELDEYQRPIEWFSTTVHQGCTRNEYHEYRVEESDFGEMGCLFFHMGCAGPLVPGPCNKLLWNQQSSKPRAGVPCFGCTDPDFPRATPFFQTPNIEGIPISLPMGVNRAHYMVYKGMAAAAAPEHLKKRTSKV; encoded by the coding sequence ATGATGCATCCACAGAAGACCGTATACTGGTTGCAGGGCGGGGGGTGCGGGGGGGATACCTTTTCTTTCCTGGGCAGTGAATTCCCTGATGTTATTGAATTGTTTCGGCGTCTAAACCTCCAATTGCTGTGGCATCCATCGTTGTCCAACAGCTCCCCCGCCGATCATGAGTTGCTGCTGTCCAACATACTTACCGGCGAGCAGCCTCTGGACATCCTCCTGGTCGAGGGCTCGGTCATCTGCGGTCCGGCTGGTACCGGCATGTTTGATACCAAAAACGGCCAACCCAAGAAGGAGTTGATTTATAATCTTGCCGCCCAGGCCGGGCTGGTGCTGGCAGTGGGAACTTGTGCCTGTTTTGGCGGTTTCGGCAGCGATCAGGTTACCGAGGCCACCGGGCTGCAGTTCGCCAGAAAGGAGCGGGGCGGCTTGCTCGGCGTCAACTATCGGAGCAAGAACGGTCAACCGGTCGTGAACCTGGCCGGTTGCCCCTGTCATCACGATGTCATTGTCGGGGCCTTGATCTCGGCGGCCACCGAAGTAGCCTGGGAACTGGATGAATATCAACGGCCCATCGAATGGTTTTCCACCACGGTGCACCAGGGCTGTACCCGCAACGAATACCATGAATATCGGGTGGAGGAGTCGGATTTCGGTGAGATGGGCTGTCTCTTTTTTCACATGGGGTGCGCTGGTCCCTTGGTGCCGGGACCATGCAACAAGCTGTTGTGGAATCAGCAATCGTCGAAACCGCGCGCTGGCGTCCCCTGCTTCGGCTGTACCGATCCCGACTTTCCTCGAGCGACGCCGTTTTTCCAGACCCCCAATATCGAAGGGATTCCCATTTCTCTACCGATGGGTGTCAATCGTGCCCATTACATGGTGTACAAAGGGATGGCGGCAGCGGCGGCCCCGGAGCATCTGAAAAAGCGAACGTCTAAAGTATAA
- a CDS encoding nickel-dependent hydrogenase large subunit, with amino-acid sequence MILNTTGITIPVNRAEGDLEIRVEIEDGVVTDAWSAGTMYRGFETMMRGRGALDGLVVTPRICGICSLTHLTAAVEALDAISGVVPPDNARRLRNLALMIETVQSDVRQSILMFMVDFANRQAYRGLPALDEACARYAPLSGRAAIEVVRETKRLLQGVAIIGGQWPHTSFMVPGGVTSMPDISKILQLRIIIERFTAWYERTVLGCSLERWQAVDSIAALDAWLEESEQHRNSELGFFLQLARQTGLAELGRGPNCFLSFGNLPLPEDTTVSGRGGRFQQAGWAEGTTVHPLDATKIAEDTSHAWFAPKKEPLHPYDGETKPYASGHSGQVYSWIKAPRYGGRVVETGPLAEMIIDGRPLFLDLIGQQGPSVLVRQLARFIRPAYVLDTMHIWIDELRRHSMDFFYRSTRAIPDGEAAGMIQAARGALGHWVKVEDERITHYQIITPTAWNGSPRDASGARGAWEAALIGTPIDDSANPVAAGHVIRSFDPCLVCAVHCLVGGRKRGRMTLGVGNR; translated from the coding sequence ATGATTCTCAACACCACGGGTATTACCATTCCCGTCAACCGGGCTGAGGGTGACCTGGAGATCAGGGTGGAGATAGAGGATGGGGTGGTCACCGATGCCTGGAGCGCCGGGACGATGTATCGGGGGTTCGAAACGATGATGCGCGGCCGGGGCGCTCTGGACGGCCTGGTGGTGACCCCGAGGATTTGCGGTATCTGCAGCCTCACCCATTTGACAGCGGCGGTCGAGGCGCTGGATGCGATCAGCGGCGTTGTGCCGCCCGACAATGCCCGTCGTCTGCGGAACCTGGCCTTGATGATCGAAACCGTGCAGAGTGATGTGCGGCAAAGCATTCTCATGTTCATGGTCGATTTTGCCAACCGGCAAGCGTATCGCGGCCTGCCGGCGCTCGATGAGGCCTGTGCCCGCTATGCCCCCCTGTCTGGTCGGGCTGCCATCGAAGTGGTGCGCGAAACGAAACGGCTCCTGCAGGGAGTGGCGATCATCGGTGGCCAGTGGCCGCACACGTCCTTCATGGTACCCGGGGGCGTGACGTCCATGCCGGATATCTCGAAGATCCTGCAACTCCGGATCATCATCGAGCGTTTTACCGCATGGTATGAGAGGACCGTGCTTGGTTGCAGTCTGGAACGTTGGCAGGCGGTGGACAGTATCGCTGCGCTTGATGCCTGGCTGGAGGAGAGTGAACAGCATCGCAACAGCGAACTTGGCTTCTTCCTGCAGTTGGCCCGGCAAACCGGTCTGGCCGAGCTTGGCCGAGGCCCCAATTGCTTTCTCTCTTTCGGCAATCTGCCCCTCCCCGAGGATACCACCGTTTCGGGGCGGGGTGGGCGTTTCCAGCAGGCCGGCTGGGCGGAGGGAACGACGGTGCATCCACTGGATGCGACCAAGATCGCGGAAGATACCAGCCATGCATGGTTCGCTCCGAAAAAGGAACCGCTCCATCCCTACGACGGTGAGACCAAACCGTATGCCTCCGGCCACAGCGGTCAGGTCTATTCGTGGATCAAAGCGCCGCGCTATGGCGGCCGAGTCGTGGAGACCGGACCCTTGGCCGAGATGATAATCGATGGTCGACCGCTGTTTCTCGACCTGATCGGGCAGCAGGGACCGAGTGTTCTGGTCCGGCAACTCGCTCGCTTCATTCGTCCGGCATATGTCCTTGATACCATGCACATCTGGATTGATGAATTGCGCCGGCACAGCATGGATTTCTTTTATCGATCGACTCGGGCCATTCCCGACGGGGAGGCGGCCGGTATGATCCAGGCGGCGCGGGGGGCTCTCGGCCACTGGGTGAAAGTTGAAGACGAACGGATCACTCACTACCAGATCATCACCCCGACTGCCTGGAATGGTTCTCCCCGGGATGCATCCGGTGCCAGGGGCGCCTGGGAGGCAGCATTGATCGGCACGCCGATTGACGACAGCGCCAACCCGGTGGCAGCCGGTCACGTCATCCGCTCCTTCGATCCCTGTCTGGTGTGCGCCGTCCATTGCCTGGTGGGCGGCAGGAAGCGCGGACGAATGACTCTTGGGGTGGGTAACCGGTGA
- a CDS encoding hydrogenase maturation protease gives MKATIICIGNRFVTADAAGPAVYDRLQQLALPEHVEVIDGGLQGLNLLPLLERGGRVVFVDAVRGFAEPGTLVVLDGAEVAATEGGEHFGHEAGLRYLLTILPKVCDGTLPEEIALVGIEGAWSPSLIDQAAGVSVRLAVNGLQGCR, from the coding sequence GTGAAAGCGACCATCATCTGCATCGGTAACCGCTTTGTTACCGCTGATGCGGCCGGCCCGGCAGTTTACGATCGATTGCAGCAGCTTGCACTGCCAGAGCATGTCGAGGTGATCGACGGTGGCCTGCAAGGGCTGAATTTGTTGCCACTGCTAGAACGGGGCGGACGCGTGGTGTTTGTCGATGCGGTACGCGGTTTCGCCGAGCCCGGCACCTTAGTCGTGTTGGACGGCGCTGAAGTGGCGGCTACCGAGGGGGGTGAGCATTTCGGTCACGAGGCGGGACTGAGATACCTGCTGACGATCCTGCCGAAAGTCTGCGATGGGACTCTTCCGGAGGAAATAGCCCTGGTCGGTATCGAAGGGGCGTGGTCTCCGTCGTTGATTGATCAGGCGGCCGGGGTCAGCGTCAGGCTGGCGGTTAACGGACTTCAGGGATGCCGATAA
- a CDS encoding PAS domain-containing hybrid sensor histidine kinase/response regulator codes for MERARNAALQREIDMLRQEIRVAREAAQLTADFVVRQFEQTERMLRRVQVANAERQAVLDAATQLSIIATDLDGTIRLFSKGAATLLGYRPAEMIDKRTVLSLHCSEDLVQYGEKLSGIVGADFQDMRVFDLLVKQKQSQAREWSYVRKDGTRLPVSLSVTSLHNPDGRVAGYLFAAMDMTLQKEMERALIEAKEAAEAANASKGDFLARMSHEIRTPMNGVIGMATLLEKTGLDVKQRSYVEKLIGSANTLLHLINDILDFSKIDAGHLRLEHVAFNLEDILGNIANVVGMQAEKKGLEFLFRIDPRVPNRLIGDPLRLSQILMNLAGNAVKFTEHGEIVVSAQVEDQNHNDLTVRFSVRDSGIGLQGDQVDALFSAFSQADDSITRKYGGTGLGLAICKQLTELMGGRIWVESEPGKGSEFIFTARLQCVERHDPARTMLFDQLVGLKALVVDDNSIARDVLSSMLRSLRIEVDTAVDGESALSLLEQATRDGEPYEVVLLDWMMPGIDGIETARRIRGNKDISRIPAMLMVTANAREDAYMEAKNAGLDAFLLKPVYASIMHDTLLDIIGVETQVKVSRIDEHRQQVDLGTRRGSRILLVDDNIINQEVAAEFLQSVGMEVTIAGNGREAIEILNRSSYALVLMDIQMPEMDGLEATRRIRRQERFRDLPIIAMTAHAMTGDRDKSLAAGMNDHITKPIDQKVLYQTLQRWIPAGERTGLSTPTVEQPAGDSVVMPELPGIDSDQAIRVLNGNTRLFRKMLHEFKHEYALLPTRLRELSETGSWSEIGVLAHTLKGVAGYIGAPDLGATARQLEDALKEGRRDEAGGLLIAFIDAVDAVLSALAALPPLVVSPQQPASRSENLDSEQQGELLRALIGQLERGEAGAEQGFTELREQLQVVGGEPLLQMIEQKIDDIEYEEAAAAARELLMLLEQQTE; via the coding sequence ATGGAGAGGGCCAGAAACGCTGCGCTGCAGCGGGAAATCGACATGCTGCGCCAGGAGATCAGAGTCGCCCGCGAAGCGGCTCAGCTCACCGCCGATTTCGTGGTCCGACAATTCGAGCAGACCGAGCGGATGCTGCGCCGGGTCCAAGTGGCCAACGCCGAGCGACAGGCGGTGCTCGATGCCGCCACGCAATTGTCGATCATCGCCACCGACTTGGACGGGACCATCCGACTGTTCAGTAAGGGTGCCGCTACCCTGCTCGGCTATCGGCCGGCGGAGATGATCGACAAGCGCACGGTCCTGTCTTTGCATTGTTCCGAAGACTTGGTCCAGTACGGAGAAAAACTCAGTGGCATCGTCGGGGCCGACTTTCAGGACATGCGTGTTTTCGATCTGCTGGTCAAGCAAAAGCAGAGTCAGGCGCGGGAGTGGTCTTACGTGCGCAAAGACGGCACCCGTCTGCCGGTCAGTCTCTCCGTCACCAGCTTGCACAATCCAGACGGCAGAGTGGCCGGTTATCTCTTTGCGGCTATGGATATGACCTTGCAGAAAGAGATGGAGCGGGCCCTGATCGAGGCCAAAGAGGCGGCCGAGGCAGCCAATGCTTCGAAGGGCGATTTCCTGGCCCGAATGAGCCATGAAATTCGGACTCCGATGAACGGCGTTATCGGTATGGCCACCTTGCTGGAGAAGACCGGCCTCGATGTCAAGCAGCGCAGTTATGTGGAAAAGCTGATCGGTTCGGCCAACACCCTGCTGCACCTGATCAACGATATCCTCGATTTCTCGAAGATCGATGCCGGTCACCTGCGTCTCGAGCACGTGGCTTTCAACCTCGAGGACATTCTCGGCAACATTGCCAACGTGGTTGGCATGCAGGCGGAGAAAAAGGGGCTGGAATTCCTTTTTCGCATCGATCCCCGGGTTCCGAACCGGTTGATTGGCGATCCGCTGCGGCTGAGCCAGATTTTGATGAATCTGGCCGGAAACGCGGTGAAGTTCACCGAGCATGGAGAAATAGTCGTATCTGCCCAGGTGGAAGACCAGAACCACAACGACCTAACGGTCCGTTTCTCGGTCAGAGATAGCGGCATCGGTTTGCAAGGAGATCAGGTCGACGCACTTTTTTCTGCGTTCAGCCAGGCCGATGATTCGATTACTCGGAAATATGGCGGTACCGGGTTGGGTCTGGCCATCTGTAAACAGTTGACGGAGCTGATGGGGGGCAGGATCTGGGTGGAGAGTGAGCCGGGCAAGGGCTCTGAGTTTATTTTCACCGCCCGTCTGCAATGTGTGGAACGACATGACCCGGCCCGGACGATGCTCTTTGATCAACTGGTCGGGTTGAAGGCCTTGGTGGTCGATGACAACTCCATTGCCCGGGACGTGCTGTCGTCGATGCTGCGTTCCTTGAGAATCGAGGTCGATACCGCCGTGGATGGGGAATCGGCTCTCAGCCTGCTGGAACAGGCGACCCGGGACGGCGAGCCGTATGAAGTGGTCCTGCTCGATTGGATGATGCCGGGGATCGACGGTATCGAGACGGCCCGGCGCATCAGAGGGAACAAGGATATTTCGCGCATTCCCGCCATGCTGATGGTCACCGCCAACGCCCGTGAGGATGCTTACATGGAGGCGAAGAATGCCGGGCTGGACGCCTTTCTGCTCAAACCGGTATATGCCTCCATCATGCATGACACCCTGCTCGACATCATCGGTGTCGAGACCCAGGTCAAGGTCAGCCGGATCGATGAGCACCGGCAGCAGGTGGACCTGGGCACGAGACGCGGTTCACGGATCCTGCTGGTCGATGATAACATCATCAATCAGGAGGTGGCTGCCGAGTTCCTGCAAAGCGTCGGTATGGAGGTTACCATCGCCGGGAATGGCCGGGAAGCGATCGAGATACTGAACCGGTCATCGTATGCCTTGGTGTTGATGGATATCCAGATGCCGGAAATGGACGGTCTCGAGGCCACCAGACGGATTCGTCGCCAGGAGCGTTTCCGGGATCTGCCGATCATCGCCATGACCGCCCACGCGATGACCGGGGATCGTGACAAAAGCCTGGCTGCCGGGATGAACGATCATATCACCAAACCGATCGACCAGAAGGTCCTCTACCAGACTTTGCAGCGGTGGATACCGGCCGGGGAGCGAACCGGCTTGTCGACCCCGACGGTCGAGCAGCCGGCCGGCGACAGTGTAGTCATGCCGGAATTGCCGGGAATCGACAGCGACCAGGCGATCAGAGTGCTCAACGGCAACACCCGGCTGTTTCGTAAGATGCTCCATGAATTCAAACATGAATATGCGTTGTTGCCGACTCGGTTGCGTGAGTTAAGCGAGACGGGGAGCTGGAGCGAGATAGGCGTGCTGGCTCATACCCTCAAAGGCGTGGCCGGTTACATTGGCGCTCCCGATCTCGGAGCGACTGCCCGGCAGTTGGAAGACGCCTTGAAGGAGGGACGGCGCGATGAGGCCGGCGGGTTACTCATCGCTTTCATCGATGCCGTCGACGCGGTGCTCTCAGCTTTGGCGGCGCTGCCGCCGTTGGTCGTCTCCCCACAACAGCCGGCTTCCCGATCTGAGAACCTCGATTCTGAACAGCAAGGCGAGCTGCTACGTGCTCTGATTGGGCAGCTGGAAAGGGGTGAGGCGGGTGCCGAACAAGGGTTTACAGAGCTTCGTGAACAGCTGCAGGTGGTCGGGGGCGAACCGCTGCTGCAAATGATCGAACAGAAGATCGACGATATCGAATATGAAGAAGCGGCGGCAGCTGCCCGCGAGCTGCTCATGCTTCTCGAACAACAGACGGAATAA